A region of Massilia sp. WG5 DNA encodes the following proteins:
- a CDS encoding SLC13 family permease has protein sequence MLQLALSPAVIWPVAALSTAGILARPFKVAEAWWAVLGAALLLLMGQLTLAEVGHAVGQGTDVYLFLIGMMLVAELARATGLFDWVAALAVRRAKGSSARLFCIVYLVGIVVTTFMSNDATVVVLTPAVLAAARAARLERPLPHLFACALIANAASFVLPVSNPANLVVFAGRMPTLLEWFRLFLLPSAIAIAVTFAALYWNQRADLKQAIDTDTPAPPLTADAKIVAAGIALMGAALLTASFQGVDLGWPTCAVGVAVFAVVAWRARALALCAARDLSWSVLPLVAGLFVLVEALSKIGVAGDLAMLLKQLHAAAPQWSVWAAGTTTALVANVANNLPAGLLAGATMASSQPPANVVAATLIGIDLGPNLSITGSLATVLWLTVLRREGIEVGFFQFLKVGLVAMPVALVLCLLAVLAA, from the coding sequence ATGTTGCAACTTGCCCTTTCTCCGGCCGTGATCTGGCCTGTCGCCGCGCTCTCGACCGCCGGCATACTCGCGCGCCCGTTCAAGGTGGCGGAAGCCTGGTGGGCGGTGCTGGGCGCCGCCCTGCTGCTGCTGATGGGGCAACTCACGCTGGCCGAGGTCGGCCACGCGGTCGGGCAGGGCACGGACGTCTACCTGTTCCTGATCGGCATGATGCTGGTCGCCGAACTGGCGCGCGCGACCGGCTTGTTCGACTGGGTCGCGGCGCTGGCGGTGCGGCGCGCGAAGGGCTCGTCGGCCCGGCTGTTCTGCATCGTCTACCTGGTCGGCATCGTGGTGACGACCTTCATGTCGAACGACGCCACCGTGGTGGTGCTGACGCCCGCGGTGCTGGCGGCGGCCAGGGCGGCCAGGCTGGAGCGGCCGCTGCCCCACCTGTTCGCCTGCGCCCTGATCGCCAACGCGGCGAGCTTCGTCCTGCCGGTCTCGAATCCGGCCAACCTGGTCGTGTTCGCCGGACGGATGCCGACCCTGCTGGAATGGTTCAGGCTGTTCCTGCTGCCGTCGGCGATCGCGATCGCGGTCACCTTCGCCGCGCTGTACTGGAACCAGCGCGCCGACCTGAAACAGGCGATCGACACCGACACGCCGGCGCCGCCCTTGACGGCCGATGCGAAGATCGTCGCCGCCGGCATTGCGCTGATGGGCGCGGCGCTGTTGACGGCGTCCTTCCAGGGCGTCGACCTCGGCTGGCCGACCTGCGCCGTCGGCGTGGCGGTGTTTGCCGTGGTGGCCTGGCGCGCGCGCGCGCTGGCGCTCTGCGCGGCGCGCGACCTGTCGTGGTCGGTGCTGCCGCTGGTCGCAGGCCTGTTCGTGCTGGTCGAGGCCCTGTCGAAGATCGGCGTCGCCGGTGACCTGGCGATGCTGCTGAAGCAGCTGCACGCCGCGGCGCCGCAGTGGAGCGTGTGGGCGGCCGGCACGACGACTGCCCTGGTCGCGAACGTGGCGAACAACCTCCCCGCCGGCCTGCTGGCCGGCGCCACCATGGCCAGCAGCCAGCCGCCGGCGAACGTGGTGGCCGCGACCCTGATCGGCATCGACCTCGGCCCGAACCTGTCGATCACCGGTTCGCTGGCGACGGTCCTGTGGCTGACGGTGCTGCGGCGGGAAGGGATCGAGGTCGGCTTCTTCCAGTTCCTGAAGGTGGGGCTGGTCGCGATGCCGGTGGCGCTGGTGCTGTGCCTGCTGGCCGTGCTGGCGGCCTGA
- a CDS encoding family 1 glycosylhydrolase — translation MAKRPGIFPTFFLSGFECSNFLWGERPGIRRNLIAETQHDRHAAEDYRILNTLGIAVAREGIPWPTVDRDGNYDFSSVDPFIDAMNASKIVPIWDLCHYGYPDGLDPFSDAFVDRFARYCRAAAAYVIPKVHGPHFFTPINEITFFSFCAGEWGWAAPYRCSREDRMRLRLALCKAAIAGVKAIREVDPEARMIHIDPLVRVVAPRDRPDQVEAARHETEVDTFMAWDIICGREHPEFGGSPEILDIVGANNYSFGQMEYREHGPHAPLAPGDDRIAPLCDMLQTVWERYRRPMIIGETSGMGGGRADWLHDVMCESLAAVHRGMDLQGICLFPAVDMPDWHTGAWLHNGICDLVEQDDGDLKRVPDRPYVDELRRWQKELNRVTELDEDPYSDPVELQDVIDAAHRLNMQPDKNWC, via the coding sequence ATGGCGAAGCGCCCAGGGATTTTCCCCACATTCTTTCTGTCCGGTTTCGAGTGCTCGAATTTCCTGTGGGGTGAGCGGCCCGGCATCCGGCGCAACCTGATCGCGGAAACCCAGCACGACCGCCATGCCGCCGAGGATTACCGCATCCTGAACACGCTCGGCATCGCCGTCGCCCGCGAAGGCATCCCCTGGCCGACCGTGGACCGGGACGGCAACTACGACTTCTCAAGCGTCGACCCGTTCATCGACGCCATGAACGCGTCAAAAATCGTCCCCATCTGGGACCTCTGCCATTACGGTTATCCGGACGGGCTCGATCCCTTCTCCGACGCCTTCGTGGACCGCTTCGCGCGCTACTGCCGCGCCGCCGCCGCGTATGTGATCCCGAAGGTCCATGGCCCACACTTCTTCACGCCGATCAACGAGATTACCTTCTTCTCCTTCTGCGCCGGCGAATGGGGCTGGGCCGCCCCCTACCGCTGCAGCCGGGAAGACCGGATGCGCCTGCGGCTGGCGCTGTGCAAGGCCGCGATCGCCGGCGTGAAGGCGATCCGCGAGGTCGATCCGGAAGCGCGCATGATCCACATCGACCCGCTGGTGCGGGTGGTGGCGCCGCGCGACCGTCCCGACCAGGTCGAAGCCGCACGCCACGAGACCGAGGTCGATACCTTCATGGCCTGGGACATCATCTGCGGGCGCGAGCATCCGGAATTCGGCGGCTCGCCCGAGATCCTGGACATCGTCGGCGCCAACAATTACTCCTTCGGGCAGATGGAATACCGCGAGCATGGGCCGCACGCCCCGCTGGCGCCCGGCGACGACCGTATCGCACCGCTGTGCGACATGTTGCAGACGGTGTGGGAACGCTATCGCCGGCCGATGATCATCGGCGAGACCAGCGGCATGGGCGGTGGCCGCGCCGACTGGCTCCACGATGTGATGTGCGAATCGCTGGCGGCGGTGCACCGCGGCATGGACCTGCAGGGGATCTGCCTGTTCCCGGCGGTCGACATGCCGGACTGGCATACGGGCGCATGGCTGCACAACGGCATCTGCGACCTGGTCGAGCAGGACGACGGCGACCTGAAGCGGGTGCCGGACCGGCCGTATGTCGACGAACTGCGGCGCTGGCAGAAGGAGCTGAACCGGGTTACCGAACTGGACGAGGACCCGTACAGCGATCCGGTGGAGCTGCAGGACGTGATCGATGCGGCGCACCGGCTGAATATGCAGCCGGACAAGAACTGGTGCTGA
- a CDS encoding peptide MFS transporter, translated as MSGAATSTVEPKTIPEFKQIMGHPAPLWMLFMTEFWERFAFYGIRWALVLYIVAQFYGGSGVGQADANLTYGSYLALVYAGAVFGGYIADRVIGYQRSILVGAAFMAAGLFAITVPDPNVFKLGLATIIVGNGMFKPNISTMVGQLYGIHDQRRDSGFTIFYMGINTGAFFAPIVTGWLAQSMAGSTGVPAYKVVFFAAGIGMLLSLVWFQFGRKGLKGIGAPVGELASPARLAGVVIGSLVVIPVVYFLLKLGADTIQGILSVLFIVLAIMLMVEGIRNGKVARDKTIAMLLIFFFNVMFWCFFEQAGSSFTFLADNIVRRDFGGWIFPTGWFQSVNSIAIIVCAPIVAAIWVALGRANPSIPRKFGLGLIFNGLAFLLLMFSLQHLVGADSKIPFWTLFMVYVIQSVGELCLSPIGLSMVTKLAPTRLVGLGMGGWFLSTGIGNNLSGIFASFVSGEKGMTVESALGGYTFGFYALIGSGVLLFLIAPLIQKLMHGVK; from the coding sequence ATGAGCGGTGCAGCTACTTCTACCGTCGAACCAAAGACGATCCCGGAATTCAAGCAGATCATGGGGCACCCGGCGCCGCTGTGGATGCTGTTCATGACCGAATTCTGGGAACGCTTTGCTTTCTACGGCATCCGTTGGGCCCTGGTGCTCTACATCGTCGCCCAGTTCTACGGCGGCAGCGGCGTCGGCCAGGCCGACGCCAACCTGACCTACGGTTCCTACCTGGCGCTGGTGTATGCCGGCGCGGTCTTCGGCGGCTACATCGCCGACCGCGTGATCGGCTACCAGCGTTCGATCCTGGTCGGCGCGGCCTTCATGGCGGCCGGCCTGTTCGCCATCACGGTGCCCGATCCGAACGTGTTCAAGCTGGGCCTGGCCACCATCATCGTCGGCAACGGCATGTTCAAGCCGAACATCTCGACCATGGTCGGCCAGCTGTACGGCATCCATGACCAGCGCCGCGATTCCGGCTTCACCATCTTCTACATGGGCATCAATACCGGCGCCTTCTTCGCCCCGATCGTGACCGGCTGGCTGGCCCAGAGCATGGCCGGCAGCACCGGCGTGCCGGCCTACAAGGTCGTGTTCTTCGCCGCCGGCATCGGCATGCTGCTGTCGCTGGTCTGGTTCCAGTTCGGCCGCAAGGGCCTGAAGGGCATCGGCGCGCCGGTCGGCGAGCTGGCCAGCCCTGCGCGCCTGGCCGGCGTGGTGATCGGCTCGCTGGTCGTGATCCCGGTCGTCTACTTCCTGCTCAAGCTCGGCGCCGACACCATCCAGGGCATCCTGTCGGTGCTGTTCATCGTGCTGGCGATCATGCTGATGGTCGAAGGCATCCGCAACGGCAAGGTCGCACGCGACAAGACCATCGCCATGCTGCTGATCTTCTTCTTCAACGTGATGTTCTGGTGCTTCTTCGAGCAGGCCGGCAGCTCCTTCACCTTCCTGGCCGATAACATCGTGCGCCGCGACTTCGGCGGCTGGATCTTCCCGACCGGCTGGTTCCAGTCGGTGAACTCGATCGCGATCATCGTCTGCGCGCCGATCGTGGCGGCCATCTGGGTCGCACTGGGCCGCGCCAATCCGTCGATCCCGCGCAAGTTCGGCCTCGGCCTGATCTTCAACGGCCTGGCCTTCCTGCTGCTGATGTTCTCGCTGCAGCACCTGGTCGGCGCCGACAGCAAGATCCCGTTCTGGACCCTGTTCATGGTCTACGTGATCCAGTCGGTCGGTGAGCTGTGCCTGTCGCCGATCGGCCTGTCGATGGTCACCAAGCTGGCCCCGACCCGCCTGGTCGGCCTGGGCATGGGCGGCTGGTTCCTGTCGACCGGCATCGGCAACAACCTGTCCGGCATCTTCGCCAGCTTCGTCTCCGGCGAAAAAGGCATGACCGTGGAATCGGCGCTGGGCGGCTACACCTTCGGCTTCTACGCCCTGATCGGTTCGGGCGTACTGCTGTTCCTGATCGCACCGCTGATCCAGAAGCTGATGCACGGCGTGAAGTAA
- the ppnN gene encoding nucleotide 5'-monophosphate nucleosidase PpnN: MTNDVVDTLISPEGRLEVLSKAEVAKLLDTSQGGLYQVFRKCALAVLNSGSSIDDGKELLERYKDFDIRIIQRERGIKLDIRSAPAHAFVDGKMIKGIHEHLFSVLRDIVYVNFEVTDNPRFDLNRPEGITDAVFHILRNANVIQPQRNPNLVVCWGGHSINRVEYNYSKHVGYQLGLRELDICTGCGPGAMKGPMKGATIGHAKQRLQGGRYLGISEPGIIAAESPNPIVNDLVIMPDIEKRLEAFVRTGHGIVVFPGGAGTAEEILYILGILLHPDNAEMPFPLVFTGPSTAREYFEQIDQFIGLTLGERAQKRYKIIVDDPEAVAQEMHTGIRQVREFRKSRSDAYYFNWGLRIDPEFQHPFRPTHENMRSLSLHKNQETHLLAANLRRAFSGVVAGNVKEDGIRAIEKYGKFEIHGEDDIMAPMDKLLQSFVEQSRMKLPGKEYIPCYRVVR, from the coding sequence ATGACGAACGACGTTGTCGATACATTGATTTCCCCGGAAGGGCGTCTCGAAGTGCTGTCCAAGGCGGAGGTGGCGAAACTGCTCGACACCAGCCAGGGCGGCCTGTATCAAGTCTTCCGCAAATGCGCGCTGGCGGTGCTGAACTCCGGCAGTTCGATCGACGACGGCAAGGAGCTGCTCGAACGCTACAAGGACTTCGACATCAGGATCATCCAGCGCGAACGCGGCATCAAGCTCGACATCCGCAGTGCGCCGGCCCACGCCTTCGTGGACGGCAAAATGATCAAGGGTATCCACGAGCACCTGTTCTCGGTGCTGCGCGATATCGTGTATGTGAACTTCGAGGTGACGGACAACCCGCGCTTCGACCTGAACCGGCCGGAAGGCATCACCGACGCCGTGTTCCACATCCTGCGCAACGCCAACGTGATCCAGCCGCAGCGCAATCCGAACCTGGTGGTGTGCTGGGGCGGCCACTCGATCAACCGCGTCGAATACAACTACTCGAAGCATGTCGGCTACCAGCTTGGCCTGCGCGAACTGGATATCTGCACCGGCTGCGGCCCGGGCGCGATGAAGGGCCCGATGAAGGGCGCCACCATCGGCCACGCCAAGCAGCGCCTGCAGGGCGGCCGCTATCTGGGCATCTCGGAGCCGGGCATCATCGCCGCCGAAAGCCCGAACCCGATCGTGAACGACCTCGTCATCATGCCGGACATCGAGAAGCGCCTGGAGGCTTTCGTGCGCACCGGCCATGGCATCGTGGTGTTCCCGGGCGGCGCCGGCACCGCCGAGGAGATCCTGTACATCCTCGGCATCCTGCTGCACCCGGATAACGCCGAGATGCCGTTCCCGCTGGTGTTCACCGGGCCGTCGACGGCCAGGGAATACTTCGAGCAGATCGACCAGTTCATCGGCCTGACCCTGGGCGAGCGCGCGCAGAAGCGCTACAAGATCATCGTCGACGATCCGGAAGCGGTGGCGCAGGAAATGCACACCGGGATCCGCCAGGTGCGTGAATTCCGCAAGTCGCGCAGCGACGCCTACTACTTCAACTGGGGCCTGCGGATCGACCCGGAATTCCAGCATCCGTTCCGCCCGACCCACGAGAACATGCGCAGCCTGTCGCTGCACAAGAACCAGGAAACGCACCTGCTGGCCGCCAACCTGCGGCGCGCCTTCTCGGGCGTGGTGGCCGGGAACGTGAAGGAGGACGGCATCCGCGCGATCGAGAAGTACGGCAAGTTCGAGATCCATGGCGAGGACGACATCATGGCGCCGATGGACAAGCTGCTGCAGTCTTTCGTGGAGCAGAGCCGGATGAAGTTGCCGGGCAAGGAATACATTCCCTGCTACCGGGTAGTCAGGTAA
- the lysS gene encoding lysine--tRNA ligase has protein sequence MSTENQEQTGQEQQSPLQADDNKIIAERRQKLAAIREKGVAFPNDFVPQHKTADLAETYGGWTREQLEAEPQQVVLAGRMMLRREAGKKAAFATLQDASGLRADGRIQIYVTLDNTGIDAMEAFRHYDLGDILGVEGTLFKTKVDELTVKVTKLRLLAKALRPLPDKFHGLADQETKYRQRYVDLIMNEETRRTFKARTAAIASIRRFMQDNQFMEVETPMLHPIPGGAAAKPFITHHNALDMQMYLRIAPELYLKRLVVGGFERVFEINRNFRNEGVSIRHNPEFTMMEFYAAYTDYKWLMDYTEAVIRQAAIDAHGTADVTYGGRPLDLGKPFHRLTIVEAINKYAPHYTSEQLNDADFLKKELLEKFGVKPHIISGLGALQLALFEETAEAQLWEPTFIIDYPVEVSPLARASDTRPGITERFELFMVGREIANGFSELNDPEDQAARFQAQVAAKDAGDEEAMFYDADYIRALEYGLPPTGGCGIGIDRLIMILTDSPNIRDVLLFPHLRKED, from the coding sequence ATGAGCACCGAAAACCAAGAACAAACCGGCCAGGAACAGCAATCGCCCCTGCAGGCCGACGACAACAAGATCATCGCCGAACGCCGCCAGAAGCTGGCCGCGATCCGTGAAAAAGGCGTGGCCTTCCCGAACGACTTCGTCCCGCAGCACAAGACCGCCGACCTGGCCGAGACCTACGGCGGCTGGACCCGCGAGCAGCTCGAAGCCGAGCCGCAGCAGGTGGTGCTGGCCGGCCGCATGATGCTGCGCCGCGAAGCCGGCAAGAAGGCGGCCTTCGCGACCCTGCAGGATGCCTCGGGCCTGCGCGCCGACGGCCGCATCCAGATCTACGTCACCCTGGACAACACCGGCATCGATGCCATGGAAGCCTTCCGCCACTACGACCTGGGCGACATCCTGGGCGTGGAAGGCACGCTGTTCAAGACCAAGGTCGACGAGCTGACCGTCAAGGTGACCAAGCTGCGCCTGCTGGCGAAAGCCCTGCGCCCGCTGCCGGACAAGTTCCACGGCCTGGCCGACCAGGAGACCAAGTACCGCCAGCGCTACGTCGACCTGATCATGAACGAGGAGACGCGCCGCACCTTCAAGGCACGTACCGCCGCGATCGCGTCGATCCGCCGCTTCATGCAGGACAACCAGTTCATGGAAGTCGAGACCCCGATGCTGCACCCGATCCCGGGCGGCGCCGCGGCCAAGCCTTTCATCACCCACCACAATGCGCTCGACATGCAGATGTACCTGCGTATCGCGCCGGAACTGTACCTGAAGCGCCTGGTGGTCGGCGGCTTCGAGCGCGTGTTCGAAATCAACCGCAACTTCCGCAACGAGGGCGTCTCGATCCGCCACAATCCGGAATTCACGATGATGGAGTTCTACGCCGCCTACACCGACTACAAGTGGCTGATGGACTACACCGAGGCCGTGATCCGCCAGGCCGCGATCGACGCCCACGGCACCGCCGACGTCACCTACGGCGGCCGCCCGCTGGACCTGGGCAAGCCGTTCCACAGGCTCACGATTGTCGAAGCGATCAACAAGTACGCGCCGCACTACACCAGCGAGCAGCTGAACGACGCCGACTTCCTGAAGAAGGAACTGCTGGAGAAGTTCGGCGTCAAGCCGCACATCATTTCGGGCCTCGGCGCGCTGCAGCTGGCGCTGTTCGAAGAGACCGCCGAAGCCCAGCTGTGGGAGCCGACCTTCATCATCGACTACCCGGTCGAAGTCTCGCCGCTGGCGCGCGCTTCCGACACCCGCCCCGGCATCACCGAGCGCTTCGAGCTGTTCATGGTGGGCCGCGAGATCGCCAACGGCTTCTCGGAGCTGAACGATCCGGAAGACCAGGCGGCCCGCTTCCAGGCCCAGGTGGCCGCCAAGGACGCCGGCGATGAAGAGGCGATGTTCTACGACGCCGACTACATCCGCGCGCTGGAATACGGCCTGCCCCCGACCGGCGGCTGCGGCATCGGCATCGACCGCCTGATCATGATCCTGACGGACTCGCCGAACATCCGCGACGTGCTGCTGTTCCCGCACCTGCGCAAGGAAGACTGA
- a CDS encoding HAD family phosphatase → MTKPAFIFDMDGTIVDNMAFHTRSWLEFFARRGKEYEAEAFFRETAGAQGREILRARLGEDVTDAEIAELAAEKDALYREMYGPHRAAIRGFDAFVTRADERGVALAVATSAPPKNIVFTLDELDLRRHFAAVVGAADVKQGKPHPDVFLKAAAQLDAEPADCIVFEDAPLGVEAARRAGMRAVVITSTLPAEAFAEFDNVVAIVGDYDELDLDALLARL, encoded by the coding sequence ATGACCAAGCCCGCCTTCATCTTCGACATGGACGGCACCATCGTCGACAACATGGCCTTCCACACCAGGTCCTGGCTCGAGTTCTTCGCGCGCCGCGGCAAGGAATACGAGGCCGAAGCCTTCTTCCGCGAGACCGCGGGCGCCCAGGGCCGCGAGATCCTGCGTGCACGCCTCGGCGAGGACGTCACCGACGCCGAGATCGCCGAGCTGGCCGCCGAGAAGGATGCGCTGTACCGCGAGATGTACGGTCCGCACCGCGCCGCGATCCGGGGTTTCGACGCCTTCGTGACGCGCGCCGACGAGCGCGGCGTGGCGCTTGCCGTGGCGACCTCGGCGCCGCCGAAGAACATCGTGTTCACGCTCGACGAGCTCGACCTGCGCCGCCACTTCGCGGCCGTGGTCGGCGCGGCCGACGTCAAGCAGGGCAAGCCGCATCCGGACGTGTTCCTGAAGGCGGCCGCGCAACTGGACGCCGAACCCGCCGATTGCATCGTGTTCGAAGACGCGCCGCTGGGCGTGGAAGCGGCCCGCCGCGCCGGCATGCGCGCGGTGGTGATCACCTCCACCCTGCCCGCCGAGGCGTTCGCGGAATTCGACAACGTGGTCGCCATCGTCGGCGACTACGACGAACTGGACCTCGACGCCCTGCTGGCGCGCCTGTGA
- the prfB gene encoding peptide chain release factor 2 (programmed frameshift) translates to MEAERINALSALLNDLSSREAELRRYLDFDRKSEKLEQVNQELEDPTVWNDQKRALELGKEKKALEGVVLTLEKAKADIDDSRDLFEMGREEGDDDTIQSVEADAEEIRKVIETMEFRRMFSNPMDHANCFIDIQAGAGGTEAQDWASMLLRQYLRYCERKGFKAEVMEISEGEVAGIKTATIKVEGEYAYGHLRTETGVHRLVRKSPFDSANGRHTSFTSLFVYPEVDESFEIEINPADVRIDTYRASGAGGQHINKTDSAVRLTHAPSGIVVQCQNDRSQHRNKAEAFDMLRAKLFELELRKRMAEQQKLEDSKTDVGWGHQIRSYVLDQSRIKDLRTGFETGNTKNVLDGDLDDFISASLKQGV, encoded by the exons ATGGAAGCTGAACGCATCAATGCCCTTTCCGCCCTGCTGAACGACCTGAGCAGCCGTGAAGCCGAACTTCGGAGGTATCTT GACTTCGATCGCAAGTCAGAGAAACTAGAACAGGTCAACCAGGAGCTGGAAGACCCGACCGTCTGGAACGACCAGAAGCGGGCCCTGGAACTCGGCAAGGAAAAGAAGGCGCTCGAAGGCGTCGTCCTGACGCTGGAAAAAGCCAAAGCCGACATCGACGACTCGCGCGACCTGTTCGAGATGGGACGCGAAGAAGGCGATGACGACACCATCCAGTCCGTCGAAGCCGATGCCGAAGAGATCAGGAAGGTCATCGAGACGATGGAATTCCGCCGCATGTTCAGCAATCCGATGGACCATGCGAACTGCTTCATCGACATCCAGGCCGGCGCCGGCGGCACCGAAGCCCAGGACTGGGCCTCGATGCTGCTGCGCCAGTACCTGCGCTATTGCGAGCGCAAGGGCTTCAAGGCCGAGGTGATGGAAATCTCCGAGGGCGAGGTCGCGGGCATCAAGACCGCCACCATCAAGGTCGAGGGCGAATACGCCTACGGCCACCTGCGCACCGAGACCGGCGTGCACCGCCTGGTGCGCAAGTCGCCGTTCGACTCTGCCAACGGCCGCCATACCTCGTTCACCTCGCTGTTCGTGTATCCGGAAGTCGACGAGTCCTTCGAAATCGAGATCAACCCGGCGGACGTGCGCATCGATACCTACCGCGCATCCGGCGCCGGCGGCCAGCACATCAACAAGACCGACTCCGCGGTGCGCCTGACGCACGCCCCGTCGGGCATCGTGGTGCAGTGCCAGAACGACCGCTCGCAGCACCGCAACAAGGCCGAGGCCTTCGACATGCTGCGCGCCAAGCTGTTCGAACTCGAACTGCGCAAGCGCATGGCCGAGCAGCAGAAGCTGGAAGACTCGAAGACCGACGTCGGCTGGGGCCACCAGATCCGTTCCTACGTGCTCGACCAGTCCCGCATCAAGGACCTGCGTACCGGCTTCGAGACCGGCAACACCAAGAACGTGCTGGACGGCGACCTCGACGACTTCATCTCGGCTTCGCTGAAGCAGGGCGTGTAA
- a CDS encoding bifunctional 2',3'-cyclic-nucleotide 2'-phosphodiesterase/3'-nucleotidase, with product MKSRQHRPACLVLSVFIAAAPAFAAQPKAGASAELAVLETTDLHSAVVGYDYFKLADDPSMGLDRTASLIAQARRDFPNTLLFDNGDTIQGNALGDYQATVDPLPCGQLLGIYKAMRKIGYDGIGIGNHDFNFGLAYLAQVTGQRLDVAGVQKKQCAGPGFPVVLANVYSTRTHKPLFEPYRILSKRIRAVDAHGRPFEASVRVGIIGFTPPAILNWDRRWLEGKIYTEGLVETAKRYLPEMRAKGADLVVAISHGGLDASPYAPTMENGNYYLAQVPGIDALLLGHSHQAFPNPSSTVAQFNLPQVDKARGRVFGVPTVMANLWGKNLGVVRLQLRYDGKRWHADRDAAIVENRTTQQPDKQYVAADPAVMDLVRSEHEATIRYVKTPIGSADFRMSTYFADLGDVSAIQVVNQAQAAYVQQYVAANLPQYAKLPVLSVSAPFKSGSAGVADYTDVAAGDLALNNAADLYLYPNALAVVKIDGAGLKAWLEKAATRFNTIDPDRTAPQELVNTGFAGYNFDSVTSPEIGYEIDLTQPPGQRIRKLQLRGAPLEPGQEFLVATNNYRASGGGNFPGLDGSRTVFTSPDASRDVLIGYIKERKRLNHAADGAQRSWRFTKVQTKGPVVFHSAPGKLALARAAGLENVTQVAADDGQGKGFALYAVDLAK from the coding sequence ATGAAATCCCGCCAACACCGCCCCGCCTGCCTCGTCCTTTCCGTCTTCATCGCCGCCGCTCCCGCCTTCGCCGCGCAGCCGAAAGCCGGCGCCAGCGCCGAGCTGGCGGTGCTGGAAACCACCGACCTGCACTCGGCGGTGGTCGGCTACGACTACTTCAAGCTGGCCGACGACCCCTCGATGGGGCTGGATCGCACCGCGTCGCTGATCGCGCAGGCGCGCCGCGACTTCCCGAACACGCTGCTGTTCGATAACGGCGACACCATCCAGGGCAATGCGCTGGGCGACTACCAGGCCACGGTCGATCCGCTGCCCTGCGGCCAGCTGCTCGGCATCTACAAGGCGATGCGCAAGATCGGCTACGACGGCATCGGCATCGGCAACCACGATTTCAATTTCGGGCTTGCCTACCTGGCCCAGGTGACCGGCCAGCGCCTCGACGTGGCGGGCGTGCAGAAGAAGCAATGCGCCGGCCCGGGCTTCCCGGTGGTGCTGGCCAACGTCTACAGCACCAGGACGCACAAGCCGCTGTTCGAGCCCTACCGCATCCTCAGCAAGCGCATCAGGGCCGTCGATGCGCATGGCCGGCCCTTCGAGGCGAGCGTCAGGGTCGGCATCATCGGCTTCACGCCGCCGGCCATCCTGAACTGGGACCGCCGCTGGCTGGAAGGGAAGATCTATACCGAAGGCCTGGTCGAGACCGCGAAACGCTACCTGCCCGAGATGCGCGCAAAAGGCGCCGACCTCGTCGTGGCGATCTCGCACGGCGGCCTGGACGCCAGTCCCTATGCGCCGACGATGGAGAACGGTAACTACTATCTGGCCCAGGTGCCGGGTATCGACGCGCTGCTGCTCGGCCATTCGCACCAGGCCTTCCCGAATCCGTCCAGCACCGTCGCGCAATTCAACCTGCCGCAGGTCGACAAGGCCAGGGGCAGGGTATTCGGCGTGCCGACCGTGATGGCCAACCTGTGGGGCAAGAACCTCGGCGTGGTGCGCCTGCAGCTGCGCTACGACGGCAAGCGCTGGCATGCGGACCGCGACGCCGCCATCGTCGAGAACCGCACGACCCAGCAGCCGGACAAGCAGTACGTGGCCGCCGATCCGGCCGTGATGGACCTGGTGCGCAGCGAGCACGAAGCCACGATCCGCTACGTGAAGACCCCGATCGGCAGCGCGGACTTCCGCATGTCGACCTATTTCGCCGACCTTGGCGACGTCTCGGCGATCCAGGTCGTCAACCAGGCCCAGGCCGCGTATGTGCAGCAGTACGTGGCCGCCAACCTGCCGCAGTACGCGAAGCTGCCGGTGCTGTCGGTGTCGGCGCCGTTCAAGAGCGGCTCGGCCGGCGTGGCCGACTATACCGACGTCGCGGCCGGCGACCTGGCGCTCAACAATGCGGCCGACCTCTACCTGTATCCGAACGCGCTGGCGGTGGTGAAGATCGACGGCGCCGGCCTGAAAGCATGGCTGGAGAAGGCGGCGACGCGCTTCAACACCATCGACCCGGACCGGACCGCGCCGCAGGAACTGGTCAACACGGGCTTCGCCGGCTATAACTTCGACAGTGTGACCTCGCCGGAGATCGGCTACGAGATCGACCTGACCCAGCCGCCGGGCCAGCGCATCAGGAAGCTGCAACTGCGCGGCGCGCCGCTCGAGCCGGGCCAGGAATTCCTGGTCGCGACGAACAACTACCGCGCCAGCGGCGGCGGCAACTTCCCCGGCCTGGACGGCAGCAGGACCGTGTTCACGTCGCCGGACGCCAGCCGCGACGTGCTGATCGGGTACATCAAGGAGCGCAAGCGCCTGAACCACGCGGCCGACGGCGCCCAGCGCAGCTGGCGCTTCACGAAAGTGCAGACGAAGGGGCCGGTGGTGTTCCACTCGGCGCCGGGCAAGCTGGCGCTGGCGCGCGCGGCGGGGCTGGAAAATGTGACGCAGGTGGCTGCGGACGACGGGCAGGGGAAGGGGTTTGCCTTGTACGCGGTGGATCTGGCGAAGTAA